Proteins encoded together in one Microcaecilia unicolor chromosome 3, aMicUni1.1, whole genome shotgun sequence window:
- the RAB5B gene encoding ras-related protein Rab-5B: protein MTSRGAARPNGQSQASKICQFKLVLLGESAVGKSSLVLRFVKGQFHEYQESTIGAAFLTQSVCLDDTTVKFEIWDTAGQERYHSLAPMYYRGAQAAIVVYDITNQETFARAKTWVKELQRQASPNIVIALAGNKADLANKRMVEYEEAQAYADDNSLLFMETSAKTAMNVNDLFLAIAKKAAKE from the exons ATGACCAGCAGAGGAGCTGCAAGGCCGAATGGTCAGTCTCAAGCTAGTAAAATCTGTCAATTTAAACTGGTGCTGCTGGGAGAGTCTGCAGTGGGGAAGTCTAGCCTGGTGCTACGTTTCGTCAAGGGCCAATTCCATGAGTACCAGGAGAGCACTATTGGTG CGGCCTTCCTCACACAGTCTGTCTGTCTGGATGACACAACAGTGAAGTTTGAGATCTGGGACACAGCTGGCCAGGAACGGTATCATAGCTTGGCCCCAATGTATTACAGAGGCGCTCAAGCTGCTATTGTGGTCTATGATATCACCAACCAG GAAACATTTGCACGAGCGAAAACCTGGGTGAAAGAATTGCAGCGACAGGCCAGTCCCAATATAGTAATAGCACTGGCTGGAAACAAGGCAGACCTGGCTAACAAGCGCATGGTGGAATATGAG GAAGCAcaagcatatgcagatgataacAGCCTCTTATTTATGGAGACATCAGCCAAGACTGCAATGAATGTTAACGATCTATTCCTGGCAATAG